A window of Nicotiana tabacum cultivar K326 chromosome 24, ASM71507v2, whole genome shotgun sequence contains these coding sequences:
- the LOC107813432 gene encoding extracellular ribonuclease LE-like precursor (The RefSeq protein has 1 substitution compared to this genomic sequence), producing the protein MASNSATSLFLTLFLITQCLSVLTAAQDFDFFYFVQQWPGSYCDTKQSCCYPKTGKPASDFGIHGLWPNNNDGSYPSNCDSNSPYDQSQVSDLISRMQQNWPTLACPSDTGSAFWSHEWEKHGTCAENVFDQHGYFKKALDLKNQINLLEILQGAGINPDGGFYSLNNIKNAIRSAVGYTPGIECNVDESGNSQLYQVYICVDGSGSDLIECPVFPRGKCGSSIEFPTF; encoded by the exons ATGGCTTCCAATTCAGCCACTTCTCGGTTCTTGACACTATTTCTTATTACGCAGTGTTTATCAGTCCTCACTGCTGCTCAAGATTTTGACTTTTTCTACTTTGTTCAACAG TGGCCAGGATCATACTGTGATACTAAACAAAGTTGTTGTTACCCCAAAACTGGAAAACCAGCATCAGATTTTGGAATCCATGGACTTTGGCCAAATAATAATGATGGCTCTTACCCATCAAACTGTGATTCTAACAGTCCTTATGATCAATCTCAG GTTTCTGACTTAATTAGCAGAATGCAACAAAATTGGCCAACTCTGGCATGCCCAAGTGATACTGGCTCAGCATTTTGGTCACATGAATGGGAAAAACATGGCACTTGTGCAGAAAATGTTTTTGACCAACATGGTTATTTCAAGAAAGCACTTGATCTCAAAAATCAAATTAATCTTTTGGAAATTCTTCAGGGTGCTGGAATTAACCCTGATGGTGGATTTTATAGCTTGAACAATATTAAAAATGCGATTAGAAGCGCGGTTGGTTATACTCCTGGAATTGAATGTAATGTAGACGAGTCTGGTAATAGCCAGTTATACCAGGTTTATATTTGTGTCGATGGCTCGGGTTCAGATCTCATCGAATGCCCTGTTTTTCCTAGAGGAAAATGTGGCTCGAGCATTGAGTTCCCAACATTCTAA